A segment of the Macrobrachium rosenbergii isolate ZJJX-2024 chromosome 40, ASM4041242v1, whole genome shotgun sequence genome:
TTataatattgacaaaaataccTTTACAGGGatttaagtttaattttcttcCGAAGCTCAGTCAATTCTCATGTCTCTGTTTTTACAGACTATGTTTCATTAATACATTCCGgtgttatttacattatttacatgcAAGAATGTCATCCTTTCTTATGAAATTTGGGTTTGTAATAGTTTATGACTGTAAAGCTAACCATAGCGGTAAAATAACGAAGAGTTTATtcgatatgtaaatataaaacgtGAGATTTAGATTCCTTTGACGGTAATAAATTCTTCTCATGATCGCTTTATTCTGATCGACAGGAACTTCGAATTCCCAtaaacatacaagcacacaccTAAACAAACAATCTGTTTTTAGGCTAAATTACTCTTCCGATTCCAGGCAACCATTTACGAATGAGGTTGCTGACCTATATGCCCCTCCCCTTCCAAGTATGACCCACAATAACCGACCGAGGAGCAGATGGCTAATTCCCTACCCAGGTCAAGAGACGGTCAAATGAATTTGAAcggaatttaaattttattattctcttcttcCCCGATGTCCACTTCACAAAGGAAAGCTGCGTGTAGtaagtatttgtgtgtatgtgtgtgtttgtgtgtttgtgcgtgtatatgtgtgtaggaAATAGTTATTTTCGTACCATGCAATCTGAAGGacaaatattttcattgacaGGTAACCTAACATTCCTGTCTATAAACTTAGAGACTGAGTAGCTTAACTATATGAAATGTATTGGCTTCTTCCCGTAAGTATAAATGGCCTTACAGTGTTCGTGTTTAGATAACAAGCATTTTTGTGATATGCTGAGGTAGGTACATTATTACCCTAAAATAACCCAAATTTATAGGTTGGCAACTCAaaggaaatataacaataaaatctacatcataatgaattatgaattaaaattccATTTAACTGTAACTTCACCCAGAACAATGTTTTAATAGCAGCATTCCATCTGGGACTTGTACCTGAACAAAACACTAAAGAAGAACCAATGGCTTCATTTTGACACTGCTGTGCAATAATATTGTTATAATGAAAGTCAAAAACACCATTtatcccccaaaaaatatataatcctttTTTGAGCAACTGAAAACATCACCCAATTTAACGTTTTTGAAAACAGAAACAAAGCTGGCATCTGgcaattaggtaaaaaaaaattcctatgcAAAATGGGGAAGTGGGGGGCGGGGGATGAACTAGAAGGAGGGTCGGGGTGGttgaaaaaaatagttgaaaCATAATCAGGCATTGCAATTGCATTATTATTCACGATTGTTCACGGATCATTGTTCCGATGTGTTCATTGTAGCCCACGCAAATCTCCCATAATTACTTGTTTTGTCTTTCGAGAATAATATGGAAATTGTTTTGCTCACTCTGTATTGCAAACCAAAGTTAGTTTGTttaacagcacacacacacatacatacacacacacacacacacacacacacacacacacacacatatatatatatatatatatatatatatatatatatatatatatgtgtatatatatatatatatatatatatatatatatatatatttgtttatatatatatatatatatatatatatatatatatatatatatatatatatatatatatatatatatatatatatatatatatatatatatatatatatatatatatatatatatatatatgtatatatatatatttattgcaattgctaaaaattaaagtgaatattCTAATGTGGAACATTGGTTTAAGGTGCAGTTAAGTAAACAGATTTATagacaatgataattaccataGAAAAAAAGAGTACTGAAATAAACCACTTCATGTGTCAGgccaaagaaaatatacacagcATTTTAATGACGAAAAATACATCTGTTaccgaaaggaagaaaaataggaatttctttacaaaaataattgaaattttagaTGACTTCGGTAAATGCTCTCCAGTTTTAcccttttagttttattaatgatatatgAGACCGTCATACCGAGAGATGTATCACTTTTTCTCATAGTATTTTATTTTGGAGGTTTTTGCTTTCCTTAATATTAGTAAATGTAGCTGTTGTATCTATTTATATTACAAGGCAGCGTATGagcttaaaaaaatttaattgttttaatcaTGTTATCACTTTGTTCAGCTCCATACATTTTTTTACAGTTAACTGAGACTCATCCAAAAATAACTTGCTGACAATCCGTCTTTATActtcatatatgtaaaaatatttattgtttatcgtcTACGAAAGACTTAGGCTACCATATCTTTCAATCGAACCCTATATGCAtccgttttcattcatttatcaccaagaaaaaagatgcattgtctttcatttacaaattactaaaaaaattcataaaaaagaaactcGTCCATTGTCTTCCTTATCACTCACCATAATGTATAAAAggatgaaaagtgaaagaaaaattattgaaccTAAGATGACTCCGTGATGAGAACTCACATTGACACTCTAGGGTCGGGTCAAGTGCCACACTCGAAAGAAGTCTTGGCACTCTaacagtttttttctcttttatgttgtCGTTCAGGGCATAAAGGAGGCATATGCGGAAGGCTTGTATTTGTGAATGACAAAGGGGATTTTATTTTAAGCGATCCATGGCACGTGGCGATTCGCATGTCAGCCTACATAGATGGGTAGCTAAGTTGAATTTTGTACGAGTACTGGGCCATTGGATGTATTTCGTCAATTCAAGTTGTGTTAGCGctgatatatatacttaaaaaatcacagtagatgcacgtgacttcagtgtataagcgaatcctaCAGGGAAATGATAGGCAGAATTTCAGTACCAAGAGCTTTGTGTCCAGACGAGGCGTTAATAAACgagaaagcgcttggtactgaatttctgcctctcattttcctgtgggattcgcttatatatatatatatatatatatatatatatatatatatatatatatatatatatatatatatatatatatatatatatatattaacacaaacTTGTATTACTCCTGTTTAATTCATTCTggatcatatatttttatatatattgattttgatAGAAGGGAATTTGTggaataatatttgttttcagttaCCAACAATTACAAATCATAAATACCTGTATAATTATGATTCGTCTCTATAATTCTCTCTTATCCAAAgagaattcacattttttttccatcagtaAACTAACTTTACGTTAATGTATGCCACAAAACCCCATTATTTCCATCGAACCCCTATATCACTGAGACTTTCTCTCAAACCTTTGAGAATCATATACgagaaataataaacacatgaTAATACTCCGATATACATATCTGTAATATATCACCCTTCCACGCATCGCACGATCCTTTTCAAATATGTAGAAGACATCACAAAGCTTTTCTGAGTCATGGAATCCCTGAGCATTAAGGCATTAGCGCAAGTCGCGTTTCATATTCGGAACAGAGACGTGGAAAATAAATGTTTGGGTATTAAGTATTTGGGTCACGAGTATATTTCGTGTATGAGTAATCATTTTCCGTACGACGGCTGCATTTAAAACGAACTTTGTCGTGACGCCACGTGAATAATTATATCGTCTCATTTTTTGGTGGGCGGatgaaatatgaatgtttattattattattattattattattattattattattattattattattattattattattatttcagtatatgaagcctattcacatggaacaagcacatcaaaggggccactgacttgaaattcaagcttccaaagaatgttggtttcaacctcccaatGCAGACCCCACAatgcagtagtaactgatcatgatacagagcccgTGATTTTTCTTGGccttgggggagacgcgaacccgcgacatctgagtggcatgccacaacaCTAACCGCTACACCAGCGGACCAGTTTGTTTAGTATTTGTGCAATGTGTAAGatgtaattttgcatttatatgcACAACATTATGGCAAGAGGCCTCTTCGATTGTCATAATTATTTCTGATAATTTACCCTACAAAACTACACTAAAAATCAGTTATATAAATTAGTACACAAAGACGTATACACGagaataatttatgaatggcaGCAGTCATCAAGGAGGAAGGATTTAGTGTCGAGACCGTCCTACTTTCACTTTTGACATGACACTGTCAATGTTTACGTATTAATGATCACTCCTATCTGTTCACttgccacccccaccccttctctctctctctctctctctctctctctctctctctctctctctctctctctccgctcaaTAACTGAATCCTATTATAGTAGATTAGCGACCTGATACTTAATATACTCCATTGTTCTTCAAGAACTTACCTAATTTCTAAAGGAACTCAAGTTACCGTTCCTTTCCAAGTCTACTAAAGAGATCGAATGCtagtttactgagagagagagagagagagagagagagagagagagagagagagagagagagagagagagagagagagagagagagagaaggttacagCTCTGAATCGCTAAAGAACTGCTGGGAAACATACCTTctcaaaaagtaaagaaagaaaaactataaattaacaCATAATTTCAACAAAGATAATTATTAGAATTGTATTAACAAATGCTTCCGCATATTCTCGTTTTGTCGAACGAAGGATATTCTCTTTTTCGCTCATTACAACTTTCCATTCCCATTTGCTGTTCAACATCTCTATCCTTAATCTCCTTCACCATCATCTAATCTGGAAAGGGAAACCTTACCAAGTCTAGCAATTTACTTCGCACGATTTCTCTGTTATTCCAACCCTTCTATTCATTTTCTCCCGTCCATTTCTGTTGGTGTTCCCTCTTATTCTGCTTAcctttcctttccctccttccccATCCCTGCTATTCAGCTTCCCCTTTCGTTATCTCCTTCTCCTTCGCGCAATCATTGCAAAGGAAAAGCTGGTGATAACTGTATCCACCTCCCTCGGCTGTGCAGGATGTCTGGAGTAATGATTTTGGATGTGTTTACTCCTTGTCATTGTTCCAGtggcgatttctctctctctctctctctctctctctctctctctctctctctctctctctctctctctctctctctctctctttctaaatgtATATCCCTACACTGATAGAAATTTACAGGTCATGGTTTATATTTCCAAACTATCTTTCATTGTTGGTTTAAAAAATCTGAgtataaatttatctatatattattattattattattattattattattattattattattattattattattattattattattattattcaggatcttctctatttttcttataagtcgcttttcaggctcagcgatgctGGTAAGCAACCggccaatattcatatatatgagaaGGACAGGTGGAATGCGccggaaatatttttatttttattgaaatattcaatcagaaatccgtggatTCCTTCCCGGTCTTGTTCGGAGGTCTGGATTCTGGTTCCTTTCTTagttcaggtaccgtcgacatgtttcgaccagctcgatggtcatcctCGGGAGGTGGTTaagaaggatctggagaaacaagttgttgttgttgaagattaAGCCACCacaatgccagcacgggctctttcctgtgtaatgttgagggttgattTCTCCTTCCCAGTGTGCAATGCCTCCAGGAAGCGCAGGCGGCGGTGGTCCGTAGTccggtcaattatttccatattcgggattatgtcttttcttgtaattctctggttatgggcagtTCTGGCGTGGTTACAGATGGCTCcttcttgggcatggcaggaaatcctcttggagaaacgcatggtggtcataccgatgtatgaGCCGAGTCATCCTCGGatggggcatgagtaccggtagaccacgttggttttcttcagagggtcctgctgaggggcgGCTGGATTGTTACGCATCACCAGACTGCTTGTCTTTTTACTTGTGTAGTAAATAACCAGCTGAATGGTCTTATTGGGGTCAGCGGGGCAGACATTATCCTTGTTGATGTTCTTGCGGcacgttcatcttctttatatttctgatgGAATGGTCccttatagaagagctctatgcgttcagagACGTTGGGGCGAGGTTCCTGCCGGTATCATCTATTGATGTTCCtcttgatagattcttctatattCTGGTTTGgatgtccattgtcgacgaggacCTGGGCTACGCGTTCCATTTCATCGTGTGTgtcattccaggaggagcagtgcgagagggcCCTCCGGATGTAGGCGCTAATGGTGGagtgcttatacctctcggggcactcgctcgttccgttcatacacatgcccaggttcgtcgGCTTCGTGTAAACCTTCGTGGAGAATAGGACCTCCCTTTTCTCAACAAGGATGTCAAAGAAGGGGAGGCAGCGGTCTTGGCTATGTTCGATAGTGGAACTGAAGCAGCCATGGTTGTGGAAAGCACGCCTCAGGTTCTCGATTTCCTCTCGTGAATTGGCGCTGACGAAGGTATCGTCGATGTAGCGCACGTACATCCTTGGCTGGTCGATACTTTCGAAGACCCTCTGTTCCACAGTTCCCGTACagaaattggcgaagaggactccaaggggagaacTCATCACCATCCCATCGACCTGGGTGTACATGTGGCCACGGTGGTTGGAGAAAGGGTCTTTTTAGAGCATATTTCCAGGAGGGGATGGGGAGCATGCTCGGGATGTTcaggggtggggtggtggggcCCCTTGTACACACAGTTCAAGATCATTTGGATGGTCTCATCGACAGGGACGTTggtgaagagggactccacatccatTGAAGCAATAAATCCTCCAGGGGGCGTCGCTCTTAGGGCCTCCAGAAACTCTGCTGACGACCTCAGGCTGTGGGTGTCCAGGAAGTAAGGGGTTAGGATGGAAGTGAGCCTCTTGGCCAACGGGGCAGGGATCTGACTAATGTTGGGCCGCCTCACGTCTACCGACCGAAATTTTTTCAACTATCCCTCTAACTACCACTTAAGCTGTTACTTCTgtttgtgctgttttttttttttctaaaacttaaaaattcttcATTTCCCCCATCGATTCCTAACACTAAAAGACAGATGCCTTTTCCTATCGCTCAAGGTAAGTTAAATCTGGTATTAAATCTCtatagattttctgtttttttctatttttctccgataataaatatttcattttccttactggctATCTACCACTCGCCAGGACTCGCTACTTTCGCTCTTTCCCTCCAACTGACGGGTACCTTAGGGCTCAAAGGGGTTTGTAATCTCTCCTGCTAACTTTTCATTCCACACCATTTCACTGGTACGCccataaatcacaaataaagtaaTCACCTTCATATTCTAAATTTCACCTGCACATAAAAAAATggcttacgggctgctctatgagcaagagcccgtgccggcataaagccagcttaatgaaaaacaacaacaaccttgtttctccagatccttctcgACCACCTCCTGAGGATGACCAttgagctggtcgaaacatgtcgacggtacctgaactAAGAAAAGAACCAGAATCCAGACCACCGAACGAGACCAGGAAGGAatccacggatttctgattgaatatctcagtaaaaataaaaaatattttcagcattccacctgtccttttccaatatgaatattggccagttgctgaccaacatcgctgagcctgaaaaccGAGTTATAAGGAAAGTAGAGAAGACCCTGTATcagataaattcgcaaaatacagctattattattaacaatattataGCTATAAATATTCACTAGAATTTAAACGAGAAGGCCATTAACTTCCTAAGCAAACTTCAGCTGAAATAAATGATTATGCATGAAATATGgcaaaattcagaaaattaaaaataaataggaaaatttttttatgcataatagCTAAAGCACTCAAAAGTACAGTCGAAGCTTATCTCAAACTTATAAAACCCGACACTCACCAGAGTTATGGCAATAAATGCATCTGACACTTGACAGAATACCAAGGTGGCACTAAACTAGTGCCGCGAGTTTCACaaagttattttcaaagtttAAGCACAGCGCAGATATACTGAAATGTTATTTGTGACAGATGTTGAAGCAGGATGTCACCTCACTTCAATCTGAAcgttaaattattattacctttgtTAGGAAGTCGTAGCTCAACTACTGCACGTCACCTCCTTCGCGATTTGAAGATCCTGGATGGCTGATGGCATTCAGAGAAGAAAACACTGTTCCAGGAACtgtaagagaaaagaaatgaagtgtTTGGTATCAATACTGACTTCTCTGTTAAATTTGGATACATAAAGAATCAAATAAATTCTTCCGTTGTTGATTAAAAGACGTGAATTCTCAACTAAGTGACATTGTACGTTTGTATTTcctaggcgagagagagagagagagagagagagagagagagtggaggggagaggggaggctGTGGGcggatgtatataaaaatatacgggcggtaacaggagaagaaaaattccaaaaaactaaattatattcaTAACCACAAACATGAAAAGCGTATTTCTCTCCACATCCCTTTTGGTAAAGCAAATACTGGTATATACAATTTCTCCCTTGGGCTATATTAGCTTTGAAAGTGATAAACGCGTTATCACGTATGTACGAAAATGTTTACACAAAGAAAATTGCCAACACGTCAACCTTCCCGAAGCGTGTGAGCCTCCCGGAGAACCCGAAGCACAATTCAAAGCCTCCTTTCTCGGCCTTGGAATCCCGGCGCATTACGGCATTAGTGGAAGTCGCGTCTCATATTCCAAACAGACTTGTGGAAAATAAATGTCTGGGGTTTAAAGTATTCGGGGCTATTCTATTTGTCTTGTATAATTAATCATgtgtttttatgaatgaaggatGACTTTGACCTTAAAATGTATTACGTCAGCCTAAATATGATACACAATAAGTTGCTTTAATTTCTGTGTGCAAGAGTagatgggtggagagagagagagagagagagagagagagagagagagagagagagagagagagagagaggaggggggggagagtaGACTCtgtaataaaaacatacaaatagtTGCCCAGGAAGATAACTGTCCCTTAGGAGTATACGCATGAAACCTCTAAAAGCTGTACTTGTCCTGATATTCAATTTCAACTCTAGAACTCTTACAAATGCTTACCcttctttgcttcttcttctgttcGTAATTGCCAATCAACGCTCCACATTGTGAACACAAGAGTAACTGAGTTTTACAGTACTATTCAATCTTCTTCAAACACTGATAAGGTCCTACATGACTTTGCCTTCCTGGATTTTCTcaataacaagttttttttttataagaaagtcTGAATGCCTTAAATAAACTAGATTCTACCCATTATCCTCAGCAGTTTCCCTATCAAGGATAATTTCTATTTCCATATACTTTATTTATGTCTTCTCATATAccttttcttcatactttttatttatttaatttctaatgaCAGCCTTAAATAAACTAGATTCTACCCCATATATCCTCAGCAGTTTCCAAACCAAgaataatttcttcattcataCACTTTATGCATGACTTATCATATACGTTTTCTTCATACTTTCTGtctatttaatatttacaaatagaAATCAGATTATACTACCCGACCATTCCTAATAACTCACTCCTAAAGTAAAGCgcggtttttgtgtgtgtgtatgtgtctgtattcACAAaggcgaaatctaaaaataaaaattaattatactcCATCCCGGCCTGCCTAAAAACGAAACGTAATCTGAACTTTTCCGTCAAAATAATAGTCTCGTGATGAGAGAATCTATGAAAATTTTCAGGACAAAAACCAGCTAGAAAAAAGGGGGAGGGTGAATTTTATCCTACACCCGCTGTTATTAGCGTTAATCATACCCGAACTAGTTCGAAATAATATATGTGCAATGTTTGTCTATTAAAAATCTCGTTATGAtacattaatcatttttttcgCACCGtgtttgtataaacattttttatgtggTTTGTCTGTGAAATGTTCCGGGCAGTTGAAAATAAGTTATGATGAGAAGAGAAGGGACAGTTGAAAGTACatgagtttttacatttttggatGAACGacttgaatgaaaagaaaacttcatTCGCCAGCCAAGATtgtgtaataaaattttaaaatttacaacttattactacaGTAAAACATAGGAAAAGTGAGCAGGACCATAaaaagtttagtaataaaaattctGGTTCGTAAATAAAGCCTTGAGTATTCATTCACCTTCGTAAGTTTCCTGCTGAaaaactttgttaatttttttttatatctcactTAATCATCAGCTGAATTTTCgtagatttttctcttttcaatttatattttccacCAGGATGCTAAAAACAGACTGATTGACAGAATGTGAATGATTTCCTTGAAATAACTTACCTTAATTTTTTCAGCTGCTAAATGTTTTGACGCCTGTGTTCTGAATTGTATTTTAATGAATCTGTTTTAGTTAGTAAGACGTTGCCTTACCATTGCGACTAGAGGacccggcagagagagagagagagagagagagagagagagagagagagagagagagagagagagagagagagagaaactggggaGGTGGGAGTGTGTAGGAGCGAATGCATGGGTCCCGCCGTTGCCTTACCATTGTGACTAGAggacctaagagagagagagagagagagagagagagagagagagagagagagagagagagagagagagtggtagtgTGTGTAGGAGCGAATGCAGGGTCCATGGTAAGTAGGCCATTGCTTTACCATTCTGACtagagaaccagagagagagagagagagagagagagagagagagagagagagagagagagaggggaggtggtAGTGTGTAGGAGCGAATGCAGGGTCCATGGCAAGTAAGCGCTGCCTTACCATTGTGACTAGAGGGttcgacagaaagagagagagagagagagagagagagagagagagagaggactggggAGGTGGGAGTGTGTAGGAGCGAATGCAGGGTCCTTGGTTAGTAAGCCGTTGCCTTACCATTGTGACTAGAGgacccgacagagagagagagagagagagagagagagagagagagagagagagagagagagagagaactatagcCTTGGGAGAGCCCAGAAAGTCTCTCAAACCGTAGATGAAGAAGTAAACAAGTGCCATCAAAATCCAATGAGGGTTCTTTGACAAAAGACGTCTGAGAAGAAGGATAGAAGGTATTAAATCTGGAACGGAGCCTGACACAATGGGCATGGCCACTAGGTCACTTGGAGAGGTATTCGAAGACAATGGGCATTCAGTCCATAGGGTGTATTCCATAATACAATAGCCAATcttgaattaatgaatattttattatcttgCGTTTTTGGTTGTTCTTGAGTGGGAATAAggccttgttattattattaaaaaatactcatagtagcattagtcttaaaatggagaagcaaatccacaggtatgtatatgtacatacatttaaagataaatctataatccacagttatgtatatgtacatatatttaaagataaatcaatatagatttatcttgaaatatgtgtacatatacataactgtggaattgcttctccattattattattatattgtaaaattaggaaaaagaccttctttaatacaggttttgttaaacaaaatggcagtttcaacagcatttattttatatagtaaacgctcaattcgtcttattaattgtttttcttgcgctggaatggttgcaagcaattgaccaatattcatatccggtggtttagtgatgtgtaggaggtagttctcgttgaatgtt
Coding sequences within it:
- the LOC136826336 gene encoding uncharacterized protein; translation: MSSPLGVLFANFCTGTVEQRVFESIDQPRMYVRYIDDTFVSANSREEIENLRRAFHNHGCFSSTIEHSQDRCLPFFDILVEKREVLFSTKVYTKPTNLGMCMNGTSECPERYKHSTISAYIRRALSHCSSWNDTHDEMERVAQVLVDNGHPNQNIEESIKRNINR